A region of the Dasypus novemcinctus isolate mDasNov1 chromosome X, mDasNov1.1.hap2, whole genome shotgun sequence genome:
TTTATTACTTCTTAGAAAAAGAGTCGAGTTATTCATTTGTTGAGAAATTTCATAATGAGCCGAACATCAGAGTCAAAGTtaggtttgcttgtttgtttctccaAACTACATTCTGTTCTGGTGAAAAACCAGGTTTGTAAACTGTTCAGTTTAGTAAAAGTGAAATGAGGCTGCACTAGTATTTGAAAACCATTCTTGACCTTAAGCTGCTgagaaataaaaaccataacctggctaaaatatctaacaagtcacacctgcccccacttctgtggatcagcctgtgagggcatggccttgcaggagaatatcaagtgaataacccctgccccctgtttctgtaaatcagcctgtgaaaacatggcccagtAGAAAGATATCAAACGAGTGACTCCCCCACTCCCGCGCTCCTGTAAATCAGCCTGAAACCCTGCAGATGCATTCTGCCCCTGTAACCCCCCGGTTTGCAAAATTTGGCCTATCAACACGtcagccaatgagcaaaagttatgctgattcCTCCTGAAATCccatataaacctatgaaaactgagaaaCAGGGCTCAGAATGTGCAGCTTGACTCTCCTCTGCACCCTcgtgtaataaatctgttcctccccCTCTCTGGATTGCCGCTTTTGGGTCTTTCTCAGGTTCAGAACttcagaggttgttgatgtgggaggagcggggtgaagggagtggggagtatatggggacctcttatattttttgaatgtcatatttaaaaaataaagaaaaaaaagtacatgagtagataacatttttaaaaatttaaaagttatccTGGAAGGTTCTTTGCAAACCACAAAATAAACAACCTTATTTCTGTTATTGCAAAGGAATATTTGCAATGATCAGGTCCTTTTGTAATGGAGCAGGTCAGGGCCGGGGTAGTTTTTGACAACCAGGGCAGTGCTGAGCTCTTTGAGTCACACGGGTGCTGTCCAGCCACTCAAGCCACTCGTCCTCATGGCAATGCAACGCGAGCTAAATTCACGCACGCTTTCGTTTCTGTCAAAGGTgcaagcagggaaacggacttggcccagaggttaaggcgtccatctaccacatggtggaggtctgcggttcaaaccccgggcctccttgacccgtgtggagctggcccatgtgcagtgctgatgcgcgcaaggagtgccctgccacgcaggggtgtcccccgcgtaggggagccccacgcgcaaggagtgtgccccataaggagagccgcccagcacgaaagaaaatgcagcctgcccaggaatggcgccgtccacattTCCTGTGCTGCTAACGACAAAgtaagtggacaaagaagcaaagaaacaagacgcagcaaatagacacagagaacagacaactgggggagggggggattaaataaataaatcttaaaaaaaaaattgatcattATTCATGTTTGGTAAAACACTGTGGATTGTCTCTAAAATATGTTTCTTGAAATTCATGCTTTGGAGCTTGCTTTTAAATAGGTACCTaggtcttttaagaatttttcttaGATGGGATTGAAAATGGGCCCGCATTCTACTAAATGCCACTCTCCAGTGGATAGGATTTTAATGAGGCAGCAGTGACATTTCTTGTTTTGGGCTGAAAGACATGGTTCTCCAGCTAGTGGGCTTCTTCTTGGCCCAAATTGATATAGCCACATGAGCGTGTAGGCTCACAATTTCTATATGGGTTCCTCTTACCCTTTTAGCACTGTGTTTCAAGGGAAAGCTGCCAAAGTGCTGAGGAATGGAATTTATTGTAAAAGCCCAAGGCTCCGGGAGCAAACCAGAGAGTAGCTATCAGCAGAGCATGCATTAGCTCAGTGCTATCCGCACTTTCTTAAAACGTGAACTACCATAAGAAATACAATACAAAGTATATTGTAACAGGCAATACTATCTAAACTTTTCTGATCTAATACATTCTAGCTAAGCCCAGTAAATTGATTTCATGAGCCTCTAATGTACTTCGTCAACTGTAGTTAATATCTACTCAAATAGCACATCCAATAAACATACAGCAGGTTATTTGTCTCTCAGGTGTGACATATAATGAATTCTGCCGCAGGAGTATGAAACCCTTTATTTGAATTCCGAAGGAGGACAAGGGTCAAAAGgtcaaaattttttttgtttgctgcCTACGATTGTGCTTGATGGTTAAAAAGTGTCCAGAGAAAAAactgtttaaattttattatgataGGTGTGCATTCAAAAGAGTAGACACATCTCAGTGACATTTACTTCATTGAGAGAATGAATGTTAGTGTATTCAAAGAatatgaattaaattaaaaaaaaagattttctgtcATATTAGACAAATGAGGTTTACTGTGTTAGAGAAGCATTCTTCTTAATATTACTGAGatataaagtattagaaatttTATTAATGGTGCTATACTGAAGAACAGATAAAGACATGTAACTTGCAGTCTATTGCTCTTAGGCATTCCAAATTAAAATAGTGTCATTGGCTGGCCAGCtgctttataaaaattatttttagataagGAGTAATTTCTTCAgatataatcttaaaaaaagagagcaataaaaattaaatgaaaacagaGGCCTGCCCTCTCCATGGCCGTGATTCATGGAACCCTTACTACTCTTGGGTTATAGCTTGAAAATCATTGGTTCTGACCAATTTCTTGAGACCACCCTATGCTTTTCTCATTGTGCACTCAGGAGAGCAATCAAAATAGTCCCCAATCACAAATATCATAACTGTTTACCTACCCATATTAAACCCTAGCTCGCATTTTCACCTGGAGCTGTTTGGGGGAAGATGATCCCTGTTCCTTGCTCGTGCACTTGCAATAAACCACCTTCTCACTGAGAAACATGATTTTCTTTTGCGGTGAGATTTGGTGGGAAGTTGTATTAGAAACAGCTATGTTTATGGGAGCAAAGTTGACTTCACCTCTTGGTGGAAGGATCAGTAAATTCACTTTGCAAAGGGATTGGAGGAATTTGTGTTCTCTTCACAAGCTTCCaacaaaactattattatttcttgcCTTATTTCTTAGCATGGGCTTATTTTGTAGTTCACCAGTATCCATTTCCCTGAAAGAGTCAACATGAGattgtatttgtttaaaaatgttaatatttcattaatttcagttAAAATATGAGTGTTACTTTTACATAAAATTCCTAGAGTTTTCTATTCTAGGTTTATAGCAGAGCTTTGAATGGCTTTTGAAGATACTGAAAACCTATTTATTTGCTTTGAAAGTTTTGGTTTTGGGGAACTCAGTATGTCCTGCAATTTTCAAACAAGCAATATCAATATTAGAAGTATTGGATGATGTGATCATATCAACAAATGTGATTTATGTAGCATTACTGTAATTTATAAGGAATCTATCATGCTAATCATATTTCAtccttttgaatttgtttttatttatgttgttataatagtaatattggaaGATTCGTTTTTGACAGTGACTGCCCTTTAAGATTGATAGCTTGGCTTTTCATTATAGTAAAATAATCACCAGCTAAAATAAGATAGGCCCAGTCTATGCTATCTAGAATCTTCTTCACACAACACAGCACCCTATATTAGGTTAGTTTATGAAAATGACATTTATATGTTGCTTGCCTCAATAGGAGGGATTTCATGAATATTACAGCTTTTAATGACACCCTTACAGTCTCTTTTCCCTAACGTGTCATTTATTGGTGATTTCTCCAGGACTACAAATCTCTGAAATTtgattctctctcattttctattttggtCACTGTCCTACTGTTATAACCAAATTGCATCCATAATTGACTTAAATATAGGTGTGTTACTTCTGGAATTATCATTGAATGGATTCAAATTTTATTTGTTCACATAACCCTGAAATTTAAAATTGTAGCCGTAGAGAACATTTGTAAATACTTTGGCCACTTTTTCAGGAAGTGAAAGAAATTCCAAGAAGGATGATTCATTACTACAGCTACTACAGCATATAGAGCCATCTAAGTATGAGACTGacaccttttcatttttttctggtatAGAAATACCATCATTATATACtttcctcttctttcatttcctaaaTTGTCTTTAGCTACCTGTACTACTCAAGTAATTGAAGCCTAGTACCTCCTGTCCATCTCGAGGGCAGAGACAAGAAAGTGAGGAGGTGCGGGAGCTGACAAGAAACTCAGACAGGGACTAGCAGTTCACTTTTATTTTCGGCAGTAACAAGCCTTTCAGTGCCAAACAAAATTACTGGGACAAGAGCACCCACGAGCTAGTACAGGCAAAAATCTGGCTTCAATCAGGAAGGGAAATCTACTGCAGGAACCAATGCCCTGTGGAAGGACACACTGCCTGGTAGTGGACACAAGACGGGGCCTCAGCCCCAGTTTCCTGGCAGAAGATTATTACAAATCGGGGTCACAATGTTCTCAATGATCCGCACCGCCTCGGCAAGGTCGTTGAGGAAGGAGGTGATGGAGCTTTGGACGGTGCCAGGGTCGTCAGCAGGCAAATGGCTAAGAGAGCCAGAAGGAAAAGCAAGTTAAAGGTCGATGCTGGGCCTCCTTCCCTCCGCCCCCTGGGCAGCTCCAGGCAAGGGCCCCTCGCTCCTGCCTTTGACATTCCCTTACAACATCTGCGTGGCTCGCTGCCTCCTTGGCGTGCACCTCGGGCAGGTGTCGGCCTGGTCAcgagcccccctcccccagggcggCCCTTTCAGGACTTACACGATCAGGTCACTGCCATCCACCCTCAGCTCCCTCTGGTTTGGCCCTCCAAAGGGTGCTGCCAGCAGGGACCAGCGCGCAACCTCCGCCTCCAGGAAGGACAGGAAATGCACGGTCAGGGTGCTGGAGGGGAGGTTAAGGCACACACctcgggcctcctggacccagcCCGCCTCcaggccccccccacccccaggtcccCTCTTCCCACTCCTTTGGCCACCCCCAGCCCATCCCCCCAGGCCGACCCTCCggccctccccatccccctctgCTCCGTGTTCAGGAGGGCGGCCCCCCCCACCCTGAGggcccctccacctccccaccccgTTCCTCGTCCCACCCCCCCCAGGCGCGCCCTGGCCCAGATGGGCTCCTGGAAAGGATACAACTCCAGCAGTTGTTCTGGGCCTGCTCCTGCGGCTCCATCACTCCCGGAGACCTGCAGGGTCCCCTCGGCCTGAGGAGCACCCTCGGCGGCGGCGCGCTCCCCTCCTGCGCAGCTTGGACAGGGGGGACCAGCGGAAGGGCTGCCTGAGCCCCCTGGGCGGCCAGGCccgccctgcccctcctccccgccctccACGCCACCCGCGCCTTCGCCCGCCTCCATGACCTGGGCTCCTCCGCCTGCCTTTGGCTCAGAGCCTGCAAGGCCTCGGTCCTCTGCACCTGCCTCGGAGGGAGGAGCCTCGCTCACCAAGCTCCGCCCCTTGGCTTCAGGGCAGCGCGTGCTCTCAGTGCGCCTGCGCAAACAGGCCCCTGGGGCGGCCGCAGGGCACGTGACCACTTCCTGCTGGCTGGCCCGGGCCCAGGCCCTGCAACCCCATTGCTGGGCGGAGAACGAGCCTCCCTCACCAAGCTTCACAGTGGAACAGGGACTTGAGATTGGCCTGGGCCTCCCAAGGCTTTTGGGGGCTCCATTGGGCACCCCTAAGTGGCTGGagttttctcttttaaagaaaaacttaaggggagggaggcggacttggcccagtggttagggcgtccacctactacatgggaggtccgcggttcaaaccccgggccttcttgacccgtgtggagctggcccatgcgcagtgctgatgtgcgcaaggagtgccctgccacgcaggggtgtcccccgcgtaggggagccccatgtgcaaggagtgcaccctgtaaggagagccacccagcgcgaaagagagtgcagcttgcccaggaatggtgccacacacacggagagatgacacagcaagatgacacaacaaaaagacagattcccgtaccactgaggacaacagaagcggacaaagaagacacagcaaatagacacagagaacagacaactggggttggggggggcggaggggagataaataaataaatctttaaaaaaaaaaagaaaaacttaaagaaaTGGTAACATTTCTGCTTGCTTATCTCATGAAAGAGGAAATAGGCCAAAttgtccctcttcctctccctttcagCCCACATCTTAGTCATCTTCTCCAGCCAAGGAGATCCTCTTTTCAAGGAAATCTCATTTTCCCAGGCAACACAAGTGTCAACTGCCCAGGGTGCAAGTCAGTGTATAGGTGTGTGGGTGTAACAACCTGGACCCTGAGCATGGGGCAGAAGGATAAGTGCCACGGTGAGATCCTGGTGGAGGCCAGGGTGAGAGTTCTCCAGCCTTCCTCTGTGCCTACAAGTCTGTGGGGCTGAGTATTCTGTCCTAGGCGGGGCACTTGCACCTCACGTACCCAAGTGTCTGGGCTGGATTCTGACGGCAGGGAGCTCAGGTAGGCATCAGTCAGGAAAGGGCCCAGGCAGGGCACCCAACTCCACGCTGAGGGCCGATGCACCTTCCACATCTGCAGTGAACAGAGCCTCAtgaacctatgggacaccatcaaatatACTAATATACACACtgtaggaggcccagaaagagaaggaaaagacaaagGGGCATAAgcaatactcaaagaaataatgactgaaaatacCCCAACCTTAGCAAGAGACATAAAACTACtgaaagccaaagataaagagaattccaTCTACAAATGCTTTAAGCTCTTCATTGTAAGAGGCACTACATTCTTACAAGCCATGTATTTTGaggattcccatttctccacTTAGCAACATTTATTCTCCGTTTTACAAAATGATAGTTTTCAACTGAATATGAAGTGGTACCTccttgtggctttgatttgcatgaCCCTAATAACAaatgatgttcagcatcattttaatgtgcataatGGATGTTGGTGTATTTCCACAGATatctgtctattcaaatcctttgttcATTTGTTAAAATATGGGGCCATGGTGTTTTACTGTTGAATTGTGAaggcctttatatattctggatacaagtcttttATCAGACCTATCATTTTCAAGTATTCTCTCCCATTCTatgtgttgtcttttcacttttttgatggtatcattaacaaaggaaaatgttttattttgatgtagtccactttattttttcattgttgctTGTTCTCTTGTTATCGTaggtaagaaaccattgcttaacccACTTCCCTATGTTTCTTACCTCCATATCCCTGGCGCAAAATTTCTCAAGCCTTTTCTTTCAACAGATATTGTTGTGACCACTTGCTATGTTCCAGGCCCTGTTCTAAGTACTGAGGATAAAATGATAAATGGCTAGCATGTGGCAGTGATTCCTACCTGCTCGCCAATATTCAGGCTCTTCTCTTCTAGAAAGACTACATTTCTCAGCCACCATTGTAATTAGATGTGGCTTTGTGAGTTCTTGCCGGTGCAATGTGAGTGGGGTTAATGTGTGCCTCTTGTAGGCCTGACCTATAAATACTTCTCATGGACCCTGCTTCATGCTCTATTCTGCTTCAGCAGTTGCAAGAAAAATGGCATCAGgagtcttggaagtactggcaaAAAAATATCCTCAAGGGATTCTGGATAGGGATTAAAGATGGATATCAATACTTAGCATGATTcctgttcaataaatggtacttcTGTAGCTATTATTTGGGTCTATGTGGGCCCGAGTAATCAGCAGGGGTAGAAGAGAAGTAAGAATCCCCCACCACATTCAGCAGATAAATAGGGCAACTAGCACTGCACTCCTGTAGACCAAGCCTCAGACTTGATGAAGTTGGCAGGCTTTCTGCACAGTTTCTCTATTGATGGACAAAAGTAATTCTAAACACACTTAAATAATACTGAAGGGATGATAATTTGGGAATTTCTAATCTCTTAAATGCAGTTTAAGCCAAAAGCAATATCAGAACCTTGGTTACAATGTTTATGACATTTTTACATGGTGGATAGAATATCTTGCACTGGCTTAACACTGGTCTATAAAAGTTCTCTAACAAAGAGTCTGACTCTATCTTTGATGTTGGGTTTCTGACAGCTTTTAAGCCtcacccttccctcttcccttatGTCAATACCTGGGCAAGCTGATAAGAAAGCCCAGATGCTCCCTGCTTTAGGTGGGAAGTTCAAACCACACAATCCCTAGCTCACATTCAAGAAAACTCACCCCAGCCTCACACAAGCATCATCATAAAAGCCAAGACAGTCTTGTTTTCCTGCTCTCAAGACATGACATTCTTGTACCTGATGGGAAAACTGCTGTTCCCAGGAAGCCTCATGTGAGTAGTCAATCCTTTCATATTCTCTTCGTACATGATGCATAAGGCATCATCAGTCTTGACATCCAAAACGGATTTTGGATGGGATCCCATCCCACCTCTGTGGGTTGTCCATAACAACTGGGGCTGCGGGAGGATGTCTAAGCACTGTCCACCACCAATGggagtctttctttgtctttttcttgataaCTGGCTCTTTTGCCTGCTGAAGAGCATTCACTATGAGGTAGTGCCTGGTGGCTAGCTTGTGCTTTGAACTGGGCGACTCTGTGCTGCATTCACTGAGTTCTACCAATCCTGTCTCATAGATTTAACCAATTTAACACCATTATGGTGTTTAGGGACAGGATTATGGAATTGGAACTTTCTTTGTAGTAACCAGGGATCATGTGCCCAAGCCTTGACCAATCTGCAAATGACAGATTCAATCGTGTGTCTCAATTCCAGCATAAACTGTCCCTGACACTAAACGAAAGGGAACAACTTTTACCTTGTAACATTTGGTGGTGTGTCTCAACCTTGTGTTCACCCCATTCTGTAGAGAGCTCAAGGGAAAGACCAACATCCCACGCAAAGCATGGGCCCACCAGGTCTTCCTCACTCATGTGGAGGAAGAGCAGGTGCAACGTGGCAACCAGAGGTCACACTACCAGGACCTTGCAAAGTGTTTCTGCTGCTGCTACCTATACCTCTGTCTCCAAAAGGGATCCTGATCCTCAGAGTCATAGGGAAAAACACccttggcagccctttggcacaGCCCAGGTGTTAATTCAGCCATGGGTAAGGCGGGAGGCCCATGATTTTACCAATACTGTGCTGAAGCTCTCTGGAAGAAGAAACCTATCAATATGATCAGGATGGAAGTTGCTCCCCCCAAAGTATACCCAGTAACCACACACACCcagataaacacacacacatacacacacatgcgcgcacacacacacacacactggacaAGTTGCCTGATGGTAAGCCAAGTAGTGAGTGGTCTTCAGGACCATTGTTGGAGGGAAGTGGGAAGATTCACATCATCACTGAGACCTAAATGTAACCACAATAGCTCAAAGGAGTTTTATGTGAAGCTTCCAAAATTCTAGGTAATGGTGAAGAGTGGAATAGAACAGAATGAACCACTGAACGGGGGTGGCCAAGGGGAAAGACTTGGAGGGAAACAGCCTCTCTCTGCCATGCGAACCATCCACAGGTGAGCCACGGGAGATAAGGGGAGGCCAGAGGTCCGTTTTGAAGACTTTTTAGGGGATACTGGCGAAATTCCCCCTTTGTCTAAAGAAAGCACGTTGGCATTCCCCgtaaacttccttaacatgacaCCTCTATATCAACCCAGATTCTAGCACTATGATTAATGAGGAAAACACTAGAAAGAGCCCTATTAAAATCTGGAACAAATAAAGATATCCCTTATCAACAGTACAATTCAACCTTCTTCTGAGGGTAGACCATAAAATCAGACAAGAGAAAGATATATGCATGAAAATCTAAAGGAGGTGGTAAAAGTATCATTACTTGAGGATGATGTAACAGTTCACCTAATAAACACAATGGAATCCAACCGAAAAACTGTTACAAACAATAAGAGTAACTCCTAAAGTGGACCAATATATAACTGATATGCACAATTCAAGGGCCGGCACGAAAACAAGCAATAACTAGTAAAGGTAAACAAAACGCCCTTTACAGTGATAAGAAAAACTATAAAGTACCCAGGaatacatttaataagaaaatgggcaagagaaaACACTGGAAGCTTATAAAGGGATAAAATTGTTTCAATTCACGTTTCTTTGATTTTGACCAAGACTAGTTTttgttcaatatttttattagCGTTACAGTGGGGCTGTCCCTCGCCCTGCGGCGCTTGCCCATCCTCGCCCTGTGGACAGGTCCTACATCCCCACTCTAGTCCCTGCCTCTCCAAGCTGCCCTGTGGTCTGCAAGTCTGAGAGGTCGCCCGTGTCGACCTGGGGCCACCACTGGACACAGTCCTGCTGCTCAGGCCAGAGGGTTGTCATATGTGCGATGGGCCAGGTCGGTGGGTGTTGGCTCAGCGCCAGCAGCGGGCAGGGACTCCGGAGCCTGCGGTAGGTTGGGCGGGAAGCGGTCACGTGccctgcagcctggccaggaggcTGTTTGCGCAGGCGCGCTGAGAGCCCACGTGGCGGGGCCCAAGGGGGCGGAGCTTTGCAGGGCCGCTCaaggcaggagaggaggaagaagagacgGGACGCTTGAGAGGCAGGCGGGTGAGTGGAGGCCATGGAGGCCGGGGACAAGGACGCGGCCGGTGGCGCAAGTGGCCCTTGCCCACCTGGGAGTCCTGGAGGTACCAGTCGGCAGGCTGGACCCCGGAGCCCCGGGGGCACTGGCGGCGCCATTAGGGCGGGAGTCGAGGGCGCTGCAGGTGGGGGCGCAGGCCCGGGAGCGCGCACACCACGTGCTCCGCGTCGGGTGGCTCTTGAAGGCAGCTACTCGTATTGTATCCTTGAGGAGGGGCCATCAGGGCTGTGGAGAGGGACCCGTCGCTCTGAGGTGGACGTCGGGCAGGGTGATGGGGGCACCCAGGGGGTGCAGCAAGAAGGGACTggctggagggagggggcgggaggaAAGCCAGCATGGGCGGAGGAGGTGCggggtgtggggggggcggggatggaAGGCCTGAGTGGGGAGCGGGACAAGGCTAGGCTTGGGGGGCAGTGGGGCTGGGCAGGCAGAGATGACCCAAGGGTTGACCCGAGGGAATGGACAGGGAGGTGGGCCAGGGTGTCACGTGGCCACAGGGCTGAGGTGGAAGGAAAGCTGGCCTAGGGGCACAAGGTGGCCTGGGGGCTAGGCAAAGTCGGTCTAGGCTGGTGCCTTCACCACATCTCCTCCAGTACCCTCAGAGGGCCGTTCACATCCTACAAGGAGGCGGAGAGTGTGCGCAGGTCCGTGATCCCCTTCCAAGGACCTCCCCTGCAGGCGCTTCAGAGGGAGCTCTCTGTAACCAGCCGCTTCCTGGTGTTGTCAGTTCTGGAAGGGGCCTGGGGTGGCCATggtaggggtgggggatggaatggggtgaggggggcagcCGGGCATGGGGACACGTTGGCTGCCTGGTGCAGGGCCCATCTCACCTGAAGGGTGACTCCTGAGACCAAGACACACCTAAAAGTGAGTTCTAAAGCGGCGGCATGGTCCACTGGGCTGAGGCTagaatttacaatttttatttgattttcttttgtccCTCTTTTTTAGAAGACGGATTGCTGTGTACCATGGGCAAGTATGAATTTCTTTCACCTTCTTCCTGAAGCAGCTTTCCCTGGTGGCGCGGCCCATGAGGCGCTTTGGGCCCCTGTTTCCCACCAAGTGTCGACGAGGAAAGGGGGCCTGAAGCCTCACCTTGGGTCCCTTCCCAGGCACTGCTTCCCTCGCTAGGACATGGATTCCTGGAGTCTGGGCCACTTTATTTTGGAGTATAATTTTTTGGGTATGTTAGCTGTTGGATGCTCGTTTTGTTCCCCAGGTGCAGGAAGAGAGGCTGGCCTAAatgtttgttactgcagcaaaTAAAAGTGAGTTAACTCTCTTCCATTTCCAAGTCCCTTTTCAGAGACCCAGCGATCaaatttccttccctttttccttcagTTCAAGGGGAGGTTCTGGGATTCAGATATTCAGGGTGGTACAAGGTAATGAGGAATATTTATGATatgtaaggaaatgaaaatcagttGTGCCCTGACATTCAGCATTAACTACACTGAACGTCTTCttacttttataattgtattaagaCACTAAACACATAATCATGTATAATGTTTACTGCTTTGAAAGGTTAGGATTAAATTTttccctgcattttttttcatttagtttatggctttacttcttgccaacatttttttaaaaacactattgaATATATTGAATATAAAGATGCATTATAAGGTACTTGTTGAATACTTTAAATTGTCTTCAGTTTTTCCTTATTATAGGTAATGATTCATTGAATTCTTGTATATAGGTCTTTGCATGGATGGTTATTTTCTTAAGATAGATTCTGAAAGATAGACTTCCTGAGTTAAACAATTACATttcaatttacttatttatttagtgTGCTTTTAAAATGGAGGTGAACTTCACCTAACACAAAACTAACTCTTCTAAAGCAAACAGGTAAGTGGCATTTAAGAAGCTGACAGTGTTGAGGATGTCCCAAACACCTTCATCgtccccaaatagaaaccctgcaCCCTTTAGGCAggaagcagtcactccccatccacacaccagcccccgccacccccagACCTGGCATCTACCGATCTGCTTTTTTCTCTGTggatttacatattctggatgtATCATATAAAGGAAATCGCAAAATTGGTCACTTCTTCCATTTAGCATGTTTTCGAGCTTCAGCCAACCTGTAGTACATGTTCTTTTATGTGCCTGAGTAATACTCtatcatttgtttatat
Encoded here:
- the LOC131277155 gene encoding cancer/testis antigen 1-like encodes the protein MEAGEGAGGVEGGEEGQGGPGRPGGSGSPSAGPPCPSCAGGERAAAEGAPQAEGTLQVSGSDGAAGAGPEQLLEFTLTVHFLSFLEAEVARWSLLAAPFGGPNQRELRVDGSDLIVHLPADDPGTVQSSITSFLNDLAEAVRIIENIVTPICNNLLPGNWG